Proteins from a single region of Nitrospira sp.:
- the pgsA gene encoding CDP-diacylglycerol--glycerol-3-phosphate 3-phosphatidyltransferase has translation MNRVFAAWREIGQDSLNLPNLLTLTRILLIPVFVVLFVTPDPDRSLMAAIVFVVAAVTDMLDGYLARRSGQVTKLGKLLDPIADKLLVLSALILLVNVDRVSALVAILIIARELGVTGIRAIAASEGFIIAAETTGKYKMALQVVAIVMLILEGTSLAALGNLHLAGIVTLYLSLVLGYISGGQYVWSFWKQVVEKGL, from the coding sequence ATGAATCGCGTCTTCGCAGCATGGCGGGAAATCGGGCAGGATTCGTTGAATCTGCCCAACCTGCTCACGCTTACTCGCATTCTCTTGATTCCGGTGTTCGTCGTGTTGTTTGTCACGCCGGATCCGGATCGCTCGCTCATGGCCGCCATTGTGTTTGTCGTGGCCGCCGTGACGGATATGCTCGATGGCTATCTGGCGAGACGGTCGGGTCAGGTCACCAAGCTCGGGAAGTTGCTCGATCCCATCGCCGACAAACTGTTGGTGTTGTCCGCGCTGATTCTGCTCGTGAACGTGGACCGGGTCAGCGCTCTAGTGGCTATTTTGATCATTGCCCGGGAGCTGGGAGTGACCGGTATACGGGCGATTGCCGCCAGTGAAGGATTCATCATTGCCGCGGAGACGACGGGCAAGTACAAAATGGCCTTGCAGGTTGTGGCCATCGTCATGCTGATTCTCGAAGGAACCAGCCTGGCAGCGCTGGGGAATCTGCACCTGGCCGGCATCGTGACGCTCTATCTGTCGCTGGTGCTGGGCTATATATCCGGCGGTCAGTATGTGTGGAGTTTTTGGAAACAGGTGGTGGAAAAAGGCCTGTGA
- a CDS encoding KpsF/GutQ family sugar-phosphate isomerase — protein sequence MRRSKTTKLKPKPKRSPAPKGVKSLGSLGDGKRVLEIEARAVLALVDRMDSKFEKAVDLLAQCKGKVVVSGMGKSGLIGQKIAATLASTGTSSFFLHPAEGVHGDLGMLARRDALIAISNSGETAELLQILPYVERMGIPVIGLTGRMTSTLAKQSDVALDVSVSEEACPMGLAPTASTTATLALGDALAVALLQKRGFKEEDFAQFHPGGTLGRRLLVRVKDLMHAGADLPKVEESVPGTTAMLEMTAKKLGITTVVDQAGKLAGIITDGDLRRFIQGGGDFTKATASVLASRQPRTIGPDDLAAKAVEMMERFSITTLVVSEGDRNIRGVIHLHDLLKSGIV from the coding sequence ATGCGACGCAGCAAAACCACGAAGCTAAAGCCAAAGCCGAAGCGTTCTCCCGCGCCCAAGGGAGTGAAGAGCCTGGGGAGTCTGGGTGACGGGAAGCGTGTGCTTGAGATCGAAGCGCGCGCGGTGTTGGCGCTCGTCGATCGTATGGACAGCAAGTTCGAAAAGGCTGTGGACTTGCTGGCTCAGTGCAAGGGGAAGGTCGTCGTCTCCGGCATGGGCAAGTCGGGGCTAATCGGTCAGAAGATCGCCGCGACGTTGGCCAGTACCGGTACCTCCTCATTCTTTCTTCATCCCGCAGAAGGCGTGCATGGCGATTTAGGCATGCTGGCCCGTCGCGATGCGTTGATCGCCATTTCCAACAGCGGCGAGACGGCGGAGCTGCTGCAGATCCTGCCCTATGTCGAGCGCATGGGGATTCCGGTTATTGGTCTCACGGGTCGTATGACATCGACTCTGGCGAAGCAAAGCGATGTCGCACTGGACGTTTCGGTGTCGGAGGAGGCCTGTCCCATGGGGCTCGCGCCGACGGCCAGCACGACGGCCACCTTGGCGTTGGGCGATGCGCTGGCCGTGGCGCTGTTGCAGAAGCGCGGATTCAAAGAAGAAGACTTTGCGCAGTTTCATCCGGGCGGCACGCTCGGGCGACGGTTGCTGGTCCGGGTGAAAGATCTCATGCATGCGGGGGCCGATTTGCCCAAGGTCGAAGAGTCGGTGCCCGGCACGACGGCGATGTTGGAAATGACCGCGAAGAAGCTCGGGATCACGACGGTCGTGGATCAGGCGGGGAAACTGGCCGGGATCATCACCGATGGAGACTTGCGGCGGTTCATTCAGGGCGGCGGAGACTTCACGAAGGCGACGGCGAGCGTGCTCGCGTCGAGACAGCCACGGACCATCGGACCAGACGATCTGGCGGCCAAAGCGGTCGAAATGATGGAACGATTTTCCATTACGACGCTCGTGGTGAGCGAAGGCGATCGGAATATCCGCGGTGTCATTCATTTGCATGATCTCTTGAAGAGCGGCATCGTTTAG
- the kdsA gene encoding 3-deoxy-8-phosphooctulonate synthase: MSHDVQIGSFKVGAGNRPFLIAGPCVIESEQLVLDTAGKIAEITKALGIPYVFKSSFDKANRTSIKSYRGPGIENGLAVLKKVKEQLGLPVLTDVHTEEQATEAGKVVDVLQIPAFLCRQTDLLIAAAKTGKVVNVKKGQFLSPPEMANAVKKVEECGSQRIVLTERGSSFGYNNLVVDMRSFPIMRSFGYPVVFDATHSVQLPGGGGTKSSGQREFVEPLACAAAGAGVDGFFMEVHPNPDEALSDGPNMVPLHQLKALLERVMRICDAAKPRS, translated from the coding sequence ATGAGCCACGACGTCCAGATCGGTTCGTTCAAAGTCGGCGCGGGGAATCGCCCATTCCTCATTGCCGGCCCCTGTGTCATCGAGAGTGAACAGCTCGTGCTGGATACGGCCGGGAAGATTGCCGAGATCACCAAGGCGCTGGGTATTCCCTATGTCTTCAAGTCATCGTTCGACAAGGCCAACCGGACTTCGATCAAGTCATACCGTGGCCCTGGCATCGAGAATGGCTTGGCGGTATTGAAGAAGGTGAAAGAGCAACTAGGACTCCCAGTTCTGACCGACGTCCACACGGAAGAGCAGGCGACGGAAGCGGGCAAAGTGGTTGATGTCTTACAGATCCCGGCGTTTCTCTGTCGTCAGACCGACCTGCTCATCGCCGCGGCCAAGACCGGAAAAGTCGTCAATGTGAAAAAAGGACAATTCCTCTCGCCGCCTGAAATGGCCAACGCCGTGAAGAAGGTGGAAGAGTGCGGGAGTCAGCGGATTGTGCTCACGGAACGTGGATCGTCGTTCGGCTACAACAACCTCGTCGTCGATATGCGCTCGTTCCCCATTATGCGAAGTTTTGGTTACCCGGTCGTCTTTGACGCAACGCATAGCGTGCAATTACCCGGCGGCGGAGGCACGAAGTCCAGCGGACAGCGGGAGTTCGTCGAGCCGCTGGCTTGTGCGGCAGCCGGCGCCGGTGTGGACGGGTTTTTCATGGAAGTGCACCCCAACCCGGATGAGGCCCTTTCTGATGGTCCTAACATGGTGCCGCTGCATCAATTGAAAGCTTTGCTCGAACGGGTCATGCGGATATGCGACGCAGCAAAACCACGAAGCTAA
- a CDS encoding CTP synthase, with amino-acid sequence MSKFIFVTGGVVSSLGKGLASASIGNLLESRGLKITFLKLDPYINVDPGTMNPYQHGEVFVTEDGAETDLDLGHYERFTSLSLTKESNYTTGRIYHSVITKERRGDYLGGTVQVVPHITDEIKQCIMRISQGIDVTIVEIGGTVGDIESLPFLEAIRQMPYDVGRDNVLYVHLTLVPYIGAAGELKTKPTQHSVNKLREIGIQPHILLCRTDRYIPPEMKAKIAMFCNVEKDAVITAKDVETIYEVPIVFRKEGLDELIVRLLHIETGPPNLREWDAMVQKIKHPKHEISVALVGKYAGLKECYKSLAEALVHGGIDHETKVNITWIESEDVERQGTERILREADGILIPGGFGTRGVEGKILTIKYAREREVPFLGLCLGMQCATIEFARNVAGLAGANSSEFDEQSPHPVIHLMSDQQSVSDKGGTMRLGSYLCKLGEGTLAQKMYGVNEIGERHRHRYEFNNAYREQLTAKGLVLSGLSPDGRLVEIVELKKHPWFLATQFHPEYRSRPHHPHPLFSGFVGAALRKKLGH; translated from the coding sequence ATGAGCAAGTTTATTTTTGTTACAGGGGGAGTGGTCTCGTCTTTGGGGAAGGGTCTGGCTTCGGCGTCGATCGGCAATCTTCTGGAGAGCCGCGGGCTCAAGATCACGTTCTTGAAGCTCGACCCCTACATCAACGTCGATCCGGGCACGATGAATCCCTATCAACACGGCGAGGTCTTCGTCACCGAGGACGGCGCCGAAACGGATCTCGACCTGGGGCACTACGAGCGGTTCACCTCGCTCTCGCTGACGAAGGAAAGTAATTACACGACCGGGCGGATTTACCATTCCGTCATCACGAAAGAACGCCGGGGGGATTATCTCGGCGGCACCGTCCAGGTTGTGCCGCACATCACCGACGAGATCAAGCAATGCATCATGCGGATCTCGCAGGGAATCGATGTCACGATTGTCGAGATCGGCGGGACCGTCGGCGATATTGAAAGTCTGCCGTTCCTGGAAGCCATCCGCCAGATGCCCTACGACGTGGGGCGCGACAATGTGCTGTACGTCCATTTGACGCTGGTGCCCTACATCGGCGCGGCAGGTGAATTGAAGACTAAGCCGACGCAGCATTCCGTGAACAAACTCCGTGAAATCGGTATCCAGCCGCATATTCTGCTGTGCCGTACCGATCGCTACATTCCGCCGGAGATGAAGGCCAAGATCGCGATGTTTTGCAACGTCGAGAAGGACGCCGTCATCACTGCGAAAGATGTGGAGACGATCTATGAAGTGCCGATTGTCTTTCGAAAGGAAGGCTTAGATGAACTGATCGTCCGGCTGTTGCATATCGAGACCGGCCCGCCCAATCTCCGTGAATGGGATGCGATGGTGCAGAAGATCAAGCATCCGAAGCACGAGATTTCCGTCGCGCTGGTGGGGAAATATGCGGGGCTGAAGGAGTGTTACAAGAGTTTGGCCGAAGCGCTGGTGCATGGCGGGATCGACCATGAGACGAAGGTCAACATCACCTGGATCGAGTCCGAGGACGTCGAGCGCCAGGGGACCGAGCGGATCTTGCGCGAGGCGGACGGGATTCTGATTCCCGGCGGGTTCGGGACACGCGGGGTCGAAGGGAAAATCCTCACCATCAAGTATGCGAGAGAGCGCGAAGTGCCGTTCCTCGGGCTGTGCCTGGGTATGCAATGCGCCACGATCGAGTTTGCGCGGAACGTGGCGGGCCTGGCGGGAGCCAATAGTTCGGAGTTCGACGAGCAATCGCCGCACCCCGTCATCCACTTGATGTCCGACCAGCAGTCCGTGAGCGACAAGGGCGGAACCATGCGGCTAGGCTCCTATCTGTGCAAACTCGGAGAGGGGACGCTGGCGCAGAAGATGTACGGCGTCAACGAGATCGGTGAACGGCACCGGCACCGGTACGAATTCAACAACGCCTATCGCGAGCAACTTACGGCCAAGGGATTGGTGCTGAGTGGCCTGTCGCCCGACGGGCGGCTGGTTGAGATCGTCGAGCTGAAGAAACACCCCTGGTTTCTCGCGACCCAGTTCCATCCTGAGTATCGTTCGCGCCCGCATCATCCGCATCCTCTCTTTAGTGGATTCGTCGGCGCAGCATTGCGCAAGAAGTTGGGCCACTAA